The Hymenobacter oligotrophus genome has a window encoding:
- the pafA gene encoding alkaline phosphatase PafA translates to MRNTLLTGLLAAATLLGGQAPAMAQKPKAVPRPKLVVGIVVDQMRYDYLYRYWNKYGNDGFKRLLGEGFSYENTHYNYVPTYTGPGHASIYTGTTPSVHGIVGNNWFVREAGKGTYVTDDKSVQAVGGSPAAGQQSPRNMLTTTITDELRLATNFGSKVIGVCIKDRGSVLPAGHAASAAYWFDNSNGAFITSTFYTQQLPEWVQQFNQRKLAEQYLGKPWETLLPITEYTESTADDVPWENTFRGEAKPVFPHNLPALSGVAPADVRKTMQAAGEKVPSTNLDLIRTTPFGNTLTLDFALEALRAENMGKGDQTDFLALSFSSTDYVGHHFGTNAIETEDTYLRLDRDIARLLAYLDKNIGKGQSLVFLSADHGAAHSTEFLRSQRLPGNGVGVTLMRDSLQRELARRFGPGQWVLSYENQQVYLNRPLLAQKKIDLYQMQQEVAGIMTQFAGVTRAITATDLEKSHWESGMLMYLENGYFPKRSGDVMVVLAPGWLEAYGYPVVKGTTHGSSGAYDTHVPLLFWGWRVPRGESAHPARITDIAPTLARFLHIQEPNGCTGQPLQEVLRKKK, encoded by the coding sequence ATGCGAAACACTCTCTTGACTGGACTGCTGGCCGCGGCCACCTTGCTAGGTGGCCAGGCGCCGGCCATGGCGCAGAAGCCCAAAGCCGTACCTAGGCCCAAGCTGGTGGTCGGCATTGTGGTCGACCAAATGCGTTACGACTACTTGTACCGCTACTGGAACAAGTACGGCAACGACGGCTTCAAACGCCTGCTCGGGGAGGGTTTCAGCTACGAGAACACCCACTACAACTACGTGCCCACGTACACCGGGCCGGGCCACGCCAGCATTTACACCGGCACCACGCCCTCGGTGCACGGCATTGTGGGCAACAACTGGTTTGTGCGCGAGGCCGGCAAAGGCACGTACGTAACCGACGACAAAAGCGTGCAGGCCGTGGGCGGCTCTCCGGCCGCGGGGCAACAGTCGCCGCGCAACATGCTCACCACCACCATTACCGACGAGCTGCGCCTGGCCACAAACTTCGGCAGCAAGGTAATTGGCGTGTGCATCAAAGACCGGGGCTCGGTGCTGCCGGCCGGGCACGCAGCTTCGGCGGCGTACTGGTTCGATAACAGCAACGGCGCCTTCATCACGAGCACCTTTTACACCCAGCAACTGCCCGAGTGGGTGCAGCAGTTTAACCAGCGCAAACTGGCCGAACAGTACCTGGGCAAGCCTTGGGAAACGCTGCTGCCCATTACCGAATACACCGAAAGCACCGCCGACGACGTGCCGTGGGAAAACACGTTTCGGGGCGAAGCCAAACCCGTATTCCCGCACAATTTGCCAGCCTTGAGCGGCGTGGCTCCGGCCGATGTGCGCAAAACCATGCAGGCCGCCGGCGAAAAGGTGCCCAGCACCAACCTCGACCTCATCCGTACAACGCCTTTTGGCAACACGCTCACGCTGGATTTTGCGCTGGAAGCCTTGCGGGCCGAAAACATGGGTAAAGGCGACCAAACCGATTTCTTGGCGCTGAGTTTTTCCTCGACGGACTACGTGGGCCACCACTTTGGTACCAATGCTATCGAAACGGAGGATACCTACCTGCGCCTCGACCGCGACATTGCCCGCCTGCTGGCGTACCTCGACAAAAACATCGGCAAAGGCCAGTCGTTGGTGTTTCTGTCGGCCGACCACGGCGCGGCGCACTCCACGGAGTTCTTGCGCAGCCAGCGCCTGCCCGGCAACGGCGTGGGCGTTACGCTGATGCGCGACTCGTTGCAGCGCGAACTGGCGCGCCGCTTCGGGCCGGGCCAGTGGGTGCTGAGCTACGAAAACCAGCAGGTGTACCTCAACCGGCCACTACTGGCGCAAAAGAAAATCGACCTGTACCAGATGCAGCAGGAAGTGGCGGGCATCATGACGCAGTTTGCCGGCGTTACGCGCGCCATAACAGCCACCGACCTCGAAAAATCGCACTGGGAAAGCGGCATGCTGATGTACCTCGAGAACGGATACTTCCCGAAGCGCAGCGGCGACGTGATGGTGGTGCTGGCCCCGGGCTGGCTGGAGGCCTACGGCTACCCCGTGGTAAAGGGCACCACGCACGGCTCGTCGGGCGCATACGATACGCACGTACCTTTGCTGTTCTGGGGGTGGCGCGTGCCGCGCGGCGAATCGGCCCACCCGGCGCGCATTACCGATATTGCACCCACCTTGGCGCGCTTCCTGCACATACAGGAGCCCAATGGCTGCACCGGCCAACCCTTGCAGGAGGTGCTCCGCAAGAAGAAATAA
- a CDS encoding inorganic diphosphatase has product MAHSHSTTHFNPWHDVNYGSKAPQTVNAIIEIPKGSKGKYELDKDSGLLKLDRVLFSAVHYPAAYGFIPQTYCDDKDPLDVLVLCSVDVVPMCLIEAKVIGVMQMIDNNEEDDKIIAVAANDVSMNHYNDISELPPHTLLEMRRFFEDYKALENKQVVVEKFMGREEAYKIVQDSLRLYDETFRHKNHQAQLSML; this is encoded by the coding sequence ATGGCTCACTCTCACTCCACTACGCATTTCAACCCCTGGCACGATGTAAACTACGGTTCCAAAGCGCCGCAGACCGTAAACGCCATCATCGAAATTCCGAAGGGTTCAAAGGGTAAGTACGAGCTCGACAAAGACAGCGGCCTGCTGAAGCTCGACCGCGTGCTGTTTTCGGCTGTGCACTACCCGGCTGCTTATGGCTTTATTCCGCAAACCTACTGCGACGACAAAGACCCCCTCGACGTGCTGGTGCTGTGCTCGGTTGACGTGGTGCCGATGTGCCTGATTGAGGCCAAGGTGATTGGCGTGATGCAGATGATCGACAACAACGAGGAGGACGACAAAATCATTGCCGTAGCTGCCAACGACGTGTCGATGAACCACTACAACGATATTTCGGAGCTGCCCCCGCACACCCTGCTCGAAATGCGCCGCTTTTTTGAGGATTACAAAGCCCTCGAAAACAAGCAGGTGGTAGTAGAAAAATTCATGGGCCGCGAAGAGGCATACAAGATTGTGCAGGACAGCTTGCGCCTGTACGACGAAACCTTCCGCCACAAAAACCACCAAGCCCAGCTTTCTATGCTCTAG
- a CDS encoding DUF6766 family protein — translation MTQQTPRSPLGRFLYQNGLSLTVGMLTLITLVGQTLTGHHDYNDELQQLNRPALSLSEYVTSGHWLEATFENWESEFLQMALYVLLTVKLRQKGSAESKKLDEEEEVDREPNPYDDDAPWPVKQGGAVLWLYKHSLSLAFLVLFMASFFLHAVGGSEVYNIEQQAHGQPTVDVWGYLGTARFWFESFQNWQSEFLSIVSIVVLTIWLRQYGSPESKPVDAPHSETGK, via the coding sequence ATGACGCAACAAACTCCCCGCAGCCCACTTGGGCGCTTTCTGTACCAAAATGGCCTGTCGCTTACGGTTGGCATGCTCACGCTGATTACGCTGGTGGGCCAAACCCTAACCGGCCACCACGACTACAACGACGAGCTGCAGCAGCTAAACCGACCCGCGCTGAGCCTGAGCGAGTACGTAACCTCGGGCCACTGGCTGGAGGCCACGTTTGAAAACTGGGAAAGCGAGTTCCTGCAGATGGCTCTGTACGTTCTGCTGACCGTGAAGCTGCGCCAGAAAGGCTCGGCCGAATCGAAAAAACTCGACGAAGAAGAGGAAGTGGACCGCGAGCCAAACCCCTACGACGACGACGCCCCGTGGCCCGTGAAACAGGGCGGCGCGGTGCTGTGGCTTTACAAACATTCGCTGAGTTTGGCTTTTCTGGTGCTGTTTATGGCGTCGTTCTTCCTGCACGCCGTGGGCGGCTCCGAGGTTTACAACATCGAGCAGCAAGCCCACGGCCAGCCCACAGTGGATGTGTGGGGTTACTTGGGCACGGCACGCTTCTGGTTCGAATCGTTTCAGAACTGGCAGAGCGAGTTTCTGAGCATTGTTTCGATCGTGGTGCTGACGATCTGGCTGCGGCAGTACGGCTCGCCTGAGTCGAAACCGGTAGACGCGCCGCACAGCGAAACGGGCAAGTAG
- a CDS encoding UbiA family prenyltransferase has product MPPQHAAAPSSSALGYRRPWFWAVTDAVLYGNGLVAAAAAILVMASGRYWQQALPLSVPALVLAATMFVYNLNGARRHNLRLPPHVPARRRWIVQHRPLLLSVVLASAAVVVALYLTSPFIERLTWFLGHLALLSLAYSWPVLPGRDGGRRRGLRDIPGLKTLLIGYVWSAVTVWLPALCLGLSIDTAAVWLLFGRRFFFILAIALVFDLRDVSRDRRAGTATLPVLLGYERGRYVALGCVVASAALVLPGLALAGQMVLAVPTLLTALVVWFANEARSDYYYALLADGLLLVQAGALFVAAAGTAT; this is encoded by the coding sequence ATGCCTCCTCAACACGCCGCCGCGCCGTCGTCATCTGCCCTGGGGTACCGGCGGCCATGGTTTTGGGCTGTGACCGATGCGGTGCTGTACGGCAACGGGCTGGTAGCGGCCGCAGCCGCGATTTTGGTAATGGCCTCGGGTCGGTACTGGCAGCAAGCGCTGCCGCTTTCGGTGCCGGCGCTGGTGTTGGCTGCCACGATGTTTGTGTACAATCTCAACGGAGCCCGGCGCCACAACCTACGCCTGCCGCCCCACGTGCCGGCCCGCCGCCGCTGGATTGTGCAGCACCGCCCGTTGCTGCTGTCGGTGGTGTTGGCCTCGGCGGCTGTGGTAGTGGCCTTGTATCTTACAAGCCCCTTTATCGAGCGGCTAACGTGGTTTCTGGGGCACTTGGCATTGCTGTCGTTGGCGTACTCGTGGCCGGTGCTGCCGGGGCGCGACGGCGGCCGCCGCCGGGGCCTGCGCGACATTCCGGGGCTGAAAACGCTGCTGATCGGCTACGTTTGGAGCGCCGTTACGGTATGGCTGCCGGCGCTTTGCCTGGGCCTCAGTATCGATACTGCGGCCGTTTGGCTGCTGTTTGGGCGCCGCTTTTTCTTTATTCTGGCTATTGCGTTGGTGTTCGACCTGCGCGACGTGAGCCGCGACCGGCGCGCGGGCACCGCCACGCTGCCTGTGCTGCTGGGCTACGAGCGCGGCCGCTACGTGGCCCTAGGTTGCGTAGTAGCCTCAGCAGCGCTGGTGCTGCCGGGCTTGGCACTTGCGGGGCAAATGGTGCTGGCTGTGCCTACGCTGCTTACGGCTTTGGTGGTGTGGTTTGCTAATGAAGCCCGCTCCGACTACTACTACGCGCTGCTGGCCGATGGCCTACTGCTGGTGCAGGCCGGGGCGTTGTTTGTAGCTGCTGCGGGCACTGCCACCTAG
- a CDS encoding NAD(P)H-hydrate dehydratase — protein sequence MKLLTAAQTREADAATIREEGIASAELMERAATALATWLKARLAPAAAPVLVLCGPGNNGGDGLAAARLLHQQGYSVQVGLLPAAQHSADWELNRARVPAEVPVTEWHLGQFPAIDPATVVVDALFGTGLSRPLEGTAAALVQHLNAAGARVVSIDVPSGLFADAPQPTGSSVVKARHTVCFELPKLALLLPQNAEFVGQWHAVPIGLSPRYLAEVPATMHLVDAALLAGRLPARATFAHKGTFGHALLLAGSRGKVGAAVLAAHACLRGGVGLLTVSVPAVGYAVLQSTVPEAMCLPDECKTHLSNLPELKPYAAVGMGPGIGQDDDTRAVLEELLCTAKVPLVLDADALNLLGANRSLLDLLPPNTILTPHPKEFERLTQPAHNDYHRLELLRNFARHYGCYVVLKGAYSCLATPEGELYFNTTGNPGMATGGSGDVLTGLLTALRADKHLGPLDAALLGMYAHGRAADLAAADTGQAGLIAGDLPRYIGRALHELTTPRTL from the coding sequence ATGAAGCTACTCACCGCCGCCCAAACCCGCGAAGCCGATGCGGCCACCATCCGAGAAGAAGGCATTGCCTCGGCCGAGCTGATGGAGCGCGCCGCCACGGCCTTGGCAACCTGGCTGAAGGCCCGCCTCGCCCCTGCCGCTGCGCCCGTATTGGTGCTGTGCGGCCCCGGCAACAACGGCGGCGACGGCTTGGCGGCCGCGCGCCTGCTGCACCAACAGGGCTACTCCGTGCAGGTAGGCTTGCTGCCCGCCGCGCAGCACTCCGCCGATTGGGAGCTGAACCGTGCCCGAGTACCCGCCGAGGTACCCGTAACCGAGTGGCACCTCGGGCAGTTTCCGGCTATCGACCCGGCCACTGTTGTGGTTGATGCGCTGTTTGGCACGGGGCTTAGCCGCCCGCTCGAGGGCACCGCGGCCGCCTTGGTGCAGCACCTCAACGCCGCCGGGGCCCGCGTGGTGAGCATCGATGTGCCCTCGGGTTTGTTTGCCGATGCGCCGCAGCCCACTGGCAGCTCCGTAGTGAAGGCCCGGCATACCGTCTGTTTCGAGCTTCCTAAACTGGCTCTGCTGCTGCCGCAAAACGCCGAGTTTGTAGGGCAATGGCATGCCGTGCCCATCGGCCTTAGCCCTAGGTACCTAGCCGAAGTGCCGGCCACTATGCACTTGGTTGATGCCGCGCTGCTGGCCGGCCGCCTGCCCGCCCGCGCCACCTTTGCCCACAAAGGTACTTTTGGGCACGCACTGTTGCTGGCGGGCAGCCGCGGCAAAGTGGGCGCTGCCGTGTTGGCGGCGCACGCCTGCCTGCGCGGCGGCGTAGGGCTGCTGACGGTGAGCGTGCCCGCTGTGGGCTACGCCGTGCTGCAGAGCACCGTGCCTGAGGCCATGTGCCTGCCCGATGAGTGCAAAACTCACCTCAGCAACCTGCCCGAGCTAAAACCTTACGCCGCTGTGGGCATGGGCCCCGGCATCGGGCAAGACGACGATACCCGCGCTGTGCTTGAAGAACTGCTGTGCACCGCCAAAGTGCCGCTGGTGCTCGATGCCGACGCGCTAAACCTCCTGGGTGCCAACCGCAGCCTGCTCGACCTGCTGCCACCCAACACTATTTTAACGCCGCACCCCAAAGAGTTCGAGCGCCTTACCCAGCCCGCCCACAACGATTACCACCGCCTGGAGCTGCTGCGCAACTTTGCCCGGCACTACGGTTGCTACGTGGTATTAAAGGGCGCCTACTCCTGCCTCGCCACGCCCGAAGGTGAGCTGTATTTCAACACCACCGGCAACCCCGGCATGGCCACCGGCGGCAGCGGCGATGTGCTCACGGGGCTGCTCACGGCTTTGCGGGCCGACAAGCACCTAGGGCCCCTCGATGCTGCGCTGCTCGGCATGTACGCCCACGGCCGCGCCGCCGATTTGGCCGCAGCCGATACCGGACAAGCAGGCCTAATTGCCGGCGACTTGCCGCGCTACATCGGCCGGGCACTGCACGAGCTTACCACGCCCCGTACGCTCTGA
- the msrB gene encoding peptide-methionine (R)-S-oxide reductase MsrB, which produces MTTWADVIRFSNNGVPAPERRVEKTDAEWREQLTPEQYRITRQHGTERAFTGEYCEAHDPGLYACVCCGTPCYDSGTKFESGTGWPSFTEPVKDNVVKYKKDSSYGMVRVEVLCNVCDAHQGHVFPDGPAPTGLRYCINSAAVKLVDQEANA; this is translated from the coding sequence ATGACAACCTGGGCCGACGTAATTCGCTTTTCCAATAACGGGGTGCCCGCGCCCGAGCGCCGCGTGGAAAAAACCGATGCCGAGTGGCGCGAGCAACTCACCCCCGAGCAGTACCGCATCACGCGCCAGCACGGCACCGAGCGCGCCTTTACGGGCGAGTACTGCGAGGCGCACGACCCCGGCCTGTACGCCTGCGTGTGCTGCGGCACGCCCTGCTACGATTCAGGTACTAAGTTCGAATCGGGCACGGGCTGGCCGAGCTTTACCGAGCCGGTGAAAGACAACGTGGTGAAGTACAAGAAGGACAGCAGCTACGGCATGGTGCGCGTGGAGGTGCTCTGCAACGTGTGCGATGCCCACCAGGGCCACGTGTTTCCCGATGGCCCCGCACCCACCGGCTTGCGCTACTGCATCAACTCGGCCGCCGTGAAGCTGGTAGACCAAGAAGCCAACGCCTAG
- a CDS encoding GNAT family N-acetyltransferase, translating to MPSAFTISTDSSRLNIGLIHDFLSNRSYWAPGISRELVERSIRNSLCFGVYNADGQQVAFARIISDKATFAYLCDVFVLEEYRGQGLSKLLMRHISEHPELQGLRRWMLGTRDAHSLYAEFGFTPLASPQRFMENAKLDPYRNQS from the coding sequence ATGCCTTCCGCCTTTACCATCTCCACCGATAGCAGCCGCCTCAACATCGGCCTAATCCACGATTTTCTCAGCAACCGCTCGTACTGGGCGCCCGGCATCAGCCGCGAGCTGGTGGAGCGCTCCATCCGCAACTCGTTGTGCTTCGGCGTGTACAACGCCGATGGCCAACAGGTGGCGTTTGCCCGCATCATTTCCGACAAAGCCACCTTTGCCTACCTCTGCGACGTGTTTGTGCTGGAGGAGTACCGCGGCCAAGGCCTCAGCAAGCTGCTGATGCGCCATATTTCCGAGCACCCCGAGCTACAAGGCTTGCGCCGTTGGATGCTGGGCACGCGCGATGCGCACTCGCTGTACGCCGAGTTTGGCTTTACGCCCCTGGCCAGCCCGCAACGCTTCATGGAAAACGCCAAGCTCGATCCGTATCGTAACCAGTCGTGA
- the sdaAA gene encoding L-serine ammonia-lyase, iron-sulfur-dependent, subunit alpha has translation MSLLFNDFASWQAHCAQTGEALWQPVLTYEMEQKGRSEEEIWDGLQRAYDVMRDAVRTGLSEDMTSRSGMIKNGAKKVAASPVTVLSPEFKMLVTRALGAKEVNSCMGRVVAAPTAGASGILPGILTTTQELHKLDDRIILEGLLVAAGVALIIEQNASLAGAVGGCQAETGSAAAMGAGAIVYCLGGSVEQAFAAVAITIQCMLGLVCDPVAGLVEVPCVVRNASAAAIAFSSAQIAIAGVDPVIPVDQCVQALGEVGESMETRYKETALGGLANTPRARQIEQKVLVQDIQILPDQPEA, from the coding sequence ATGTCGTTGCTTTTCAATGATTTTGCCAGCTGGCAAGCGCACTGCGCCCAAACCGGCGAGGCGCTGTGGCAGCCCGTACTAACCTACGAAATGGAGCAAAAAGGCCGCTCCGAAGAAGAAATCTGGGACGGGCTGCAGCGCGCCTACGATGTAATGCGCGATGCCGTGCGCACCGGCCTGAGCGAGGACATGACCTCGCGCTCGGGCATGATCAAGAACGGTGCGAAAAAGGTAGCTGCTTCCCCCGTAACGGTATTGTCGCCCGAGTTTAAAATGCTCGTAACCCGCGCCCTAGGTGCCAAAGAGGTAAACTCGTGCATGGGCCGGGTGGTGGCCGCGCCTACGGCCGGCGCCTCGGGCATTTTGCCGGGCATCCTGACGACCACGCAAGAGCTGCACAAGCTCGACGACCGCATCATTCTGGAGGGCTTATTGGTGGCTGCCGGCGTGGCGCTCATCATCGAGCAAAATGCCTCGTTGGCGGGTGCCGTAGGCGGTTGCCAAGCCGAAACCGGCAGCGCCGCCGCCATGGGCGCCGGCGCCATTGTGTACTGCCTAGGTGGCTCGGTGGAGCAGGCGTTTGCGGCCGTGGCCATTACCATTCAGTGCATGCTGGGTTTGGTGTGCGACCCGGTGGCGGGCCTCGTGGAGGTGCCCTGCGTGGTGCGCAACGCTTCGGCCGCGGCCATTGCCTTCTCGTCGGCGCAAATTGCCATTGCCGGTGTCGATCCGGTTATCCCCGTCGACCAATGCGTGCAGGCGCTGGGCGAAGTGGGCGAAAGCATGGAAACCCGCTACAAGGAAACGGCCCTGGGCGGATTGGCCAACACGCCCCGCGCGCGCCAAATCGAGCAAAAAGTACTGGTACAGGACATCCAGATTTTGCCCGATCAGCCCGAGGCGTAG